In one Deltaproteobacteria bacterium genomic region, the following are encoded:
- a CDS encoding ABC transporter permease, producing MSDQENRKEPIRKDRHEEFSHWRTGISKFLRNRAACFGGMLILLFVLSSLLAPVFYSRDPNAQDIRHALEPPSFEQPLGTDELGRSILARIVFGGRISLAISLGSVALALVFGVPFGLVSGYFGGKVDFIIQRITDVLLSFPPFLLALALVSVLGVGIKNTIISVGIAGLPHIIRITRGCVLSIREQVYVEAARAVGTRDGIILFRHILPNVMVPIIVNATLFFGMAIIFAAGLGFLGVGVQPPAPEWGTMLGSGRSLIFAAPHVATFPGIAIFLAVLGFNLLGDGLRDALDPRLGYE from the coding sequence ATGAGTGATCAAGAGAATAGAAAGGAACCGATTCGCAAAGACCGCCACGAAGAATTCAGTCACTGGCGAACCGGTATATCCAAATTCCTGCGCAACAGGGCAGCCTGTTTCGGCGGCATGCTTATTCTTCTGTTTGTGCTGTCGTCTTTACTGGCGCCGGTGTTCTATTCCAGGGACCCCAATGCCCAGGACATTCGCCATGCGCTGGAGCCCCCCTCGTTCGAGCAGCCCCTGGGCACGGACGAACTGGGGCGCAGCATTTTAGCGCGCATCGTGTTCGGCGGGCGCATCTCTCTGGCCATCTCTTTGGGTTCGGTTGCCCTGGCGCTTGTATTCGGCGTTCCCTTTGGGTTGGTTTCCGGATATTTCGGGGGGAAGGTCGATTTCATCATTCAACGCATAACGGATGTCCTGCTTTCCTTTCCGCCTTTTCTGCTGGCCCTGGCCCTGGTGTCGGTGCTGGGGGTCGGGATTAAAAACACGATCATTTCGGTCGGCATTGCCGGCCTGCCCCATATCATTCGCATTACCAGGGGGTGCGTGCTGTCCATCCGTGAACAGGTTTATGTGGAGGCGGCCAGGGCGGTGGGGACCCGGGACGGCATTATTCTGTTCCGCCACATACTGCCCAACGTCATGGTTCCCATTATCGTGAATGCCACGCTTTTTTTCGGAATGGCCATCATCTTTGCGGCCGGGCTGGGGTTTCTGGGGGTCGGGGTCCAGCCGCCGGCGCCCGAATGGGGCACCATGCTGGGCTCCGGGCGCAGCCTGATCTTTGCCGCCCCGCACGTGGCTACCTTTCCCGGGATCGCCATTTTTCTGGCGGTGTTGGGGTTTAATCTGCTGGGTGACGGTTTACGCGACGCTTTGGATCCGAGGCTGGGCTATGAATAG
- a CDS encoding ABC transporter ATP-binding protein, whose product MNSEQLLSIRDLKIRFKSFEGVVTAVEGVNFHLAAGETVGLVGESGCGKSVTAMSILRLLPKRSAQIEGNIHFSGMDMLAADEEALLKIRGNSISMIFQEPMTSLNPVMTIGDQLAEVFVLHRNFSWNEGREKAVELLERVQIPSPEERARNYPHSLSGGMRQRVMIAMALSCQPRLLIADEPTTALDVTIQAQIMDLMLRLKEKLNTTILLITHDLGLIAETVSRVIVMYAGQIVEEAPVTALFKEPLHPYTRGLMGSVPKLGQKFKGGARKLDEIKGIVPSLQNLPDGCRFNPRCPLAMRRCRERAPGMVRMGGQRRVRCWLAGGEK is encoded by the coding sequence ATGAATAGCGAACAGCTGCTTTCCATACGGGATTTGAAGATCCGGTTCAAGTCGTTCGAGGGGGTCGTAACGGCCGTGGAGGGCGTGAATTTCCATCTGGCGGCCGGAGAAACCGTCGGCCTGGTGGGTGAGAGCGGGTGCGGCAAAAGCGTGACAGCCATGTCGATCCTGCGTCTTTTGCCCAAGCGGTCCGCCCAAATCGAAGGCAACATCCATTTTTCAGGAATGGACATGCTGGCGGCCGACGAAGAGGCCCTTTTGAAAATACGGGGAAATTCCATTTCCATGATTTTTCAGGAACCCATGACCTCCCTGAACCCGGTGATGACGATCGGCGACCAGCTCGCTGAAGTGTTCGTCCTGCACCGCAATTTCTCCTGGAACGAAGGCCGCGAAAAAGCGGTGGAGTTGCTCGAGCGGGTTCAGATCCCTTCTCCGGAGGAGCGGGCCAGGAACTATCCCCACAGCCTGAGCGGCGGCATGCGCCAGCGGGTCATGATCGCCATGGCGCTGTCCTGCCAGCCCCGGCTGCTCATCGCCGACGAGCCCACAACCGCCCTGGATGTCACCATCCAGGCCCAGATCATGGACCTCATGCTGCGTCTCAAGGAGAAACTGAACACGACCATCCTGTTGATTACCCATGACCTGGGGCTGATTGCCGAAACGGTCAGCCGGGTGATCGTCATGTATGCCGGTCAAATCGTGGAAGAGGCCCCGGTAACGGCGCTTTTCAAGGAACCGCTGCACCCCTACACCCGGGGTCTGATGGGGTCCGTGCCCAAACTGGGCCAGAAATTCAAGGGGGGAGCCAGAAAGCTGGATGAAATCAAGGGCATCGTCCCCAGCCTGCAGAACCTGCCGGACGGATGCCGTTTCAATCCGCGCTGCCCATTGGCCATGCGGCGATGCCGCGAGCGGGCCCCCGGGATGGTGCGCATGGGCGGCCAAAGGCGGGTCCGATGCTGGCTGGCGGGGGGTGAAAAGTAA
- a CDS encoding dipeptide ABC transporter ATP-binding protein, protein MDLLEINDLEMHFPIRRGLFSKTRGVVKAVDGVSFTLKEGETLGLVGESGCGKTTVARSLLRLIEPTGGSVKFEGVDILRLSKKELRQVRARLQVIFQDPYSSLNPRLSVGQIIAEPLKNYGDLSNGQLKERVAYLMEKVGLMPEQSNRYPHQYSGGQRQRIGIARALALHPKIIVCDEPVSALDVSIQAQVINLLMALQEELGLAYIFIAHDLSVVEHISSRVAVMYLGKIVELASDYDMYHNPCHPYTQALLSAVPVPDPEAHKERILLKGDVPSPLDPPSGCAFHTRCPKKKDVCTQKQPVFKALGNEHYAACHFC, encoded by the coding sequence ATGGATCTGCTTGAAATAAACGATCTGGAGATGCATTTCCCCATCAGGAGAGGATTGTTTTCCAAAACCAGGGGGGTTGTAAAAGCCGTGGACGGCGTGAGCTTTACCCTGAAAGAAGGCGAGACCCTGGGTCTGGTGGGTGAAAGCGGCTGCGGGAAAACGACTGTGGCCCGCAGTTTGCTGCGTCTGATCGAACCGACCGGCGGCAGCGTCAAATTCGAAGGCGTCGATATTCTGCGGCTTTCCAAAAAAGAGCTTCGTCAGGTCCGGGCCCGGTTACAGGTCATCTTCCAGGATCCCTACTCGTCGCTCAACCCGCGGCTGTCCGTGGGGCAGATCATTGCGGAACCGTTGAAAAACTATGGAGATCTATCTAACGGGCAGCTGAAAGAGCGTGTCGCCTATCTGATGGAAAAGGTGGGACTCATGCCGGAGCAGTCCAACCGCTACCCGCACCAGTACAGCGGCGGGCAGCGGCAGCGCATCGGTATCGCCCGCGCCCTGGCGCTGCACCCCAAGATCATTGTCTGCGACGAGCCGGTATCGGCGCTGGACGTGTCGATTCAGGCCCAGGTCATCAATCTGTTAATGGCGCTGCAGGAAGAGCTGGGGCTTGCTTACATCTTCATCGCGCATGATCTGAGCGTTGTCGAACACATCAGCAGCCGGGTGGCGGTCATGTACCTGGGCAAGATCGTGGAACTGGCCAGCGACTACGACATGTATCACAACCCCTGCCATCCTTACACTCAGGCCTTGCTTTCCGCCGTTCCGGTTCCGGATCCCGAGGCCCACAAAGAGAGAATCCTGCTGAAGGGGGATGTGCCCAGCCCGCTCGATCCGCCTTCCGGGTGCGCCTTCCACACACGCTGCCCCAAGAAGAAGGATGTCTGCACGCAGAAACAGCCCGTGTTCAAAGCGTTGGGCAATGAGCACTATGCTGCCTGCCATTTCTGTTGA
- a CDS encoding ABC transporter substrate-binding protein, with translation MKSINKGKITVVLMALVLAFGFGSMAANAVAKEIKMLRIGIGIDPDTINPIEITTAIPANITELLYDSLFDTNAEGKVIPNLATEWSVSADGKTWTMKLRKGVTFIDGAPFNAQTLKRQMELIKDPKVRMPFRFLYAGIKDITVVDDYTVQYNLHAPFAPFADLLSVTGIISQKAVTPYDGTELNMHPVGSGPYKLAEWVRGERLVLVRNEGYWGKRPAVEKLVFQIIPETATRVAMLRAGQLDLAYSPTPADVPSLEADPNITVTRPLSTRMIFMGMNTQKGPTKDKLVRQAFNYAVDKKAITDKILFKVAEPLDGPLPPCIFGYARMEKQYDYNPDKAKALLKQANFPKDTVVKMITPNGRYTYDKQVAEAIQAYLQDIGVKTELRTYDWPTYMGITSKPLDQSEVELYLIGWGFPYYDADPYLLMYFSSFVHPPKGLNTTFYHNPQYDQAVGAARQIMDPAKRLALYKQAGTMLWNDAAAIWLYVEPFSIAHKSNIQGLDIRPNERIYPTYATMQ, from the coding sequence ATGAAATCAATAAACAAGGGAAAAATCACCGTCGTCTTGATGGCATTGGTATTGGCTTTCGGCTTCGGCTCAATGGCGGCCAATGCCGTCGCCAAGGAGATCAAGATGCTGCGCATCGGCATCGGCATCGATCCGGATACCATCAACCCCATTGAAATTACCACGGCCATTCCGGCCAACATCACCGAACTGCTCTATGACTCGCTTTTCGACACCAATGCCGAAGGCAAGGTCATTCCCAATTTGGCTACCGAATGGTCGGTATCTGCGGACGGCAAGACCTGGACGATGAAGCTGCGCAAGGGCGTGACTTTTATCGATGGCGCTCCGTTCAACGCCCAGACGCTGAAAAGACAGATGGAACTGATCAAGGACCCCAAGGTCAGGATGCCGTTCCGCTTCCTGTATGCCGGGATAAAAGATATCACGGTGGTGGATGACTACACGGTGCAATACAACCTGCACGCGCCCTTCGCCCCCTTTGCCGACTTGTTGTCCGTGACCGGCATTATATCCCAAAAGGCGGTGACGCCTTATGACGGCACGGAGTTGAATATGCATCCCGTGGGTTCCGGGCCCTATAAGCTGGCGGAATGGGTCCGGGGCGAGCGCCTGGTGCTGGTGCGCAACGAGGGGTACTGGGGCAAACGGCCGGCGGTGGAAAAGCTGGTTTTTCAGATCATTCCGGAAACCGCCACACGGGTGGCCATGCTGCGGGCCGGGCAACTGGACCTGGCCTATTCGCCCACACCGGCCGATGTGCCCAGTCTGGAGGCCGACCCCAACATTACCGTTACCCGGCCCCTGAGCACGCGCATGATCTTCATGGGCATGAACACCCAAAAGGGCCCCACCAAGGACAAGCTCGTGCGCCAGGCCTTCAACTATGCGGTGGACAAAAAGGCGATCACGGACAAAATTCTCTTCAAGGTTGCCGAGCCGCTTGACGGCCCCTTGCCGCCATGTATTTTCGGCTACGCGCGAATGGAGAAGCAGTATGACTACAACCCGGACAAGGCCAAAGCCCTTCTGAAACAGGCCAATTTCCCGAAGGACACCGTGGTCAAGATGATCACCCCCAACGGCCGCTACACCTACGACAAACAGGTGGCGGAAGCCATTCAGGCCTACCTGCAGGATATCGGCGTGAAAACCGAACTGCGCACCTATGACTGGCCAACGTATATGGGCATCACATCCAAGCCCCTGGATCAGTCCGAAGTCGAGCTGTATCTGATCGGATGGGGGTTCCCCTATTATGACGCCGATCCCTATTTGCTGATGTACTTCAGCTCATTCGTGCACCCGCCCAAAGGGCTGAACACGACTTTTTACCACAATCCCCAATACGACCAGGCGGTGGGCGCCGCCCGCCAGATCATGGACCCGGCCAAGCGCTTGGCCCTGTACAAACAGGCCGGCACCATGCTGTGGAACGATGCGGCCGCCATCTGGCTGTATGTGGAACCCTTTTCCATTGCCCACAAGAGCAACATTCAGGGACTGGACATCCGGCCCAACGAACGGATATACCCGACGTACGCAACCATGCAATAA
- a CDS encoding ABC transporter permease, producing MFIYIVRRLLSTIPVLFGISLILFFLLRSLPGDPAQVIAGELATQQEVELIRQQLGLDEPVYVQYAKFLSRLVRFDLGKSTRTQYPVTQEIAPRLLNTVILAVTATLLACLLGIPAGIIAAVKPYTAMDMVVTALALFGMSMPAFWLGLMLIIIFSVKLKLLPVGGSGGFVYLILPAITLAAYLIAAVARNTRSSMMDVLAQDYITTARSKGAQEKTVIIRHALKNAFIPIITVVGLQFGSMLGGTVLTETVFAWPGLGRLLISSILARDYPVIQGAILIFALLFVLTNLMVDLTYAYFDPKVRYE from the coding sequence ATGTTTATCTATATCGTTAGACGCTTGCTATCGACCATTCCGGTTCTGTTCGGCATCTCCTTGATCCTGTTTTTTCTGCTGCGCTCCCTGCCCGGAGACCCGGCCCAGGTGATCGCCGGAGAGTTGGCCACTCAGCAGGAAGTCGAGTTGATCCGGCAGCAGTTGGGGCTGGATGAACCGGTTTATGTTCAATACGCAAAATTTTTATCCCGTCTGGTCCGCTTCGATTTGGGAAAATCCACCCGGACGCAGTACCCGGTGACCCAGGAAATTGCCCCCCGCCTGCTCAACACCGTCATTCTGGCCGTGACGGCCACGCTGCTGGCCTGTCTGTTGGGCATCCCCGCCGGCATCATTGCCGCCGTCAAACCGTACACAGCCATGGACATGGTGGTCACCGCCCTGGCGCTTTTCGGCATGTCCATGCCGGCCTTCTGGCTGGGGTTGATGCTGATCATCATCTTTTCGGTCAAGCTGAAGTTGCTCCCGGTGGGCGGCAGCGGGGGATTCGTGTATTTGATTTTGCCGGCCATCACCCTGGCGGCCTATTTGATTGCCGCTGTTGCCCGCAATACGCGCTCGTCCATGATGGACGTGTTGGCCCAGGACTATATCACCACCGCACGGTCGAAAGGCGCGCAGGAAAAAACGGTCATCATCCGGCACGCGCTCAAAAATGCATTTATCCCCATTATCACCGTCGTCGGGCTTCAATTCGGGAGCATGCTGGGAGGCACCGTATTGACGGAGACGGTTTTTGCCTGGCCCGGGCTCGGCCGCCTGTTGATCAGTTCCATTTTGGCGCGCGATTACCCGGTCATTCAGGGGGCTATTCTGATATTTGCCCTTCTTTTCGTGTTGACCAACCTGATGGTCGACCTGACCTACGCCTATTTCGACCCAAAGGTGCGCTATGAGTGA